In a genomic window of Sporosarcina trichiuri:
- a CDS encoding nuclease-related domain-containing protein: MLMKQRTAPEQLKGLQALARRLPVSHEKYRFIQEELYKQRAGYGGEQEYDRCMQEVRTDYSHAILHDLSLRHDRVRFQLDSVFIAPDRIVITEVKNVADRIVVKANPLQFLKETPGGTRTVFRSPAAELERKIHFLTGWLSDRGIDVPVTGLISFAHHNELIFEEEPAIPVVSNYEAPSYFRNLRMEEERLSERDIRLLADELIACHNPYSPFPLTDRYGIAPDDLKTGLLCGSCSSDIAMILEGRKWKCLQCGETSRTPYEQAIEEYFMLAGRKLTNRTFCRFTGVTCRHTVKRALQHPLLRQSGTRKAAVYTLAD, from the coding sequence ATGCTCATGAAACAGCGAACGGCACCTGAACAACTGAAAGGATTACAGGCACTGGCGAGACGGCTGCCGGTCTCACATGAGAAATACCGGTTCATCCAGGAAGAGCTGTACAAGCAGCGCGCCGGCTATGGGGGAGAGCAGGAGTATGACCGCTGCATGCAGGAAGTGAGGACAGATTATTCTCACGCGATCCTGCATGATCTCAGCCTGCGGCATGACAGGGTCCGGTTCCAGCTCGATTCCGTTTTCATCGCGCCGGACCGCATCGTCATCACGGAAGTGAAAAACGTGGCAGACCGGATTGTCGTCAAAGCGAACCCCCTGCAGTTCCTGAAAGAGACGCCCGGCGGCACCCGGACGGTGTTCCGCAGTCCGGCGGCCGAGCTGGAGAGGAAAATCCATTTCCTGACCGGCTGGCTCAGTGACCGGGGCATCGATGTCCCGGTCACAGGGCTGATCTCGTTTGCTCATCATAATGAACTGATCTTCGAGGAGGAACCGGCAATCCCGGTCGTCTCCAATTACGAAGCACCTTCCTATTTCCGGAATTTGCGAATGGAAGAGGAGCGGCTGTCTGAGCGTGACATCCGGCTGCTGGCGGATGAACTGATCGCCTGCCACAATCCGTACAGCCCATTTCCGCTCACCGACCGGTACGGCATCGCGCCGGACGACTTGAAGACCGGTCTGCTGTGCGGCAGCTGTTCCTCTGATATTGCGATGATCCTGGAAGGGAGGAAGTGGAAATGCCTGCAGTGCGGCGAAACTTCGCGCACGCCGTATGAACAGGCGATCGAGGAGTACTTCATGCTTGCCGGCAGGAAGCTGACGAACCGGACGTTTTGCAGGTTCACCGGTGTCACGTGCCGCCATACCGTCAAACGGGCGCTCCAGCATCCGCTCCTCCGGCAGTCCGGCACACGGAAAGCCGCCGTCTACACGCTCGCAGACTGA